One window of the Anopheles cruzii chromosome 2, idAnoCruzAS_RS32_06, whole genome shotgun sequence genome contains the following:
- the LOC128279114 gene encoding cuticle protein 7-like: protein MCKISLLLAVLVACVRGARIEKQVAYETVVKHEDPHAGQHQFEPVDAGKALAYDHEERAQDYYAYPKYQFEYGVKDPVTGDHKSQWEMRDGDIVKGSYTLDEPDGTQRIVEYRADDVNGFQAIVKKITKGKPGHGEEQKAGDEAASEGKVGQSYSKLKKFS from the exons atgtgcaaaatctCCCTACTGTTGGCCGTGCTGGTGGCGTGTGTTCGCGGTGCACGGATCGAGAAGCAGGTGGCGTACGAAACGGTGGTCAAACACGAAGACCCCCACGCCGGCCAGCATCAGTTCGAGCCGGTCGACGCGGGCAAAGCGTTGGCCTACGATCACGAAGAGCGGGCTCAGGATTACTACGCCTACCCAAAGTATCAGTTCGAGTACGGTGTCAAGGATCCGGTAACGGGCGATCACAAGAGCCAGTGGGAGATGCGCGACGGCGACATCGTGAAGG GATCGTACACGCTCGATGAGCCGGACGGTACGCAGCGCATCGTCGAGTACCGGGCCGACGACGTGAACGGATTTCAGGCGATCGTAAAGAAGATCACGAAGGGTAAACCGGGCCACGGGGAGGAGCAGAAGGCCGGCGATGAAGCGGCATCGGAGGGTAAGGTCGGCCAAAGCTACAGCAAGCTGAAGAAGTTCAGCTGA